The segment TTAGCTTATATAGTTTATATTTATTTAACTTTCATTACAGTAACATGAGCTTGAATTGAAGTATTACCAAGGGTTATAGACCCAGTTAATGGATAAATTAAATGAAAAGTAGTTGAACCAGTTATATTAACAAATCCAGTTCCATATAGCTCATTTGGTAGACCTGAAACGCTGTTATCAGCTTCAACACTTACTATAGTTTGACATAGGTCTGATACTAAAACTGTAAGGATAGTTGAACCAGTTATAGATTCTACATTTACCCAAAATGAAATAAAATAGGTTCCTCTTTTGTTAAGAGTAAAAGTTCCAGGTCCAGCATTATAGGTTATATCTGCTCCGCCTTTATCATTAGTTAAAACATTTAAAGGAATAGTATTATTAGATGAAAAAACTTTGCCTGCTGAACTAGTTGCTTGCATTGACATAGAAGACATAATAGTAGGACCATTAGGACCCGTAGGCCCCGTAGGACCATCAGAACCAGTAGGGCCTATAAAACCAGTAGGGCCTGTAGCACCAGGTATTAGTTCACCTGTAGGCCCCGTAGGTCCCAAAGATCCTATAACCCCAGTAACTCCTGAAATTCCAGTAGGTCCTTGATTGCCAGTAGGCCCTCTTAAACCAGTAACACCAGTTAGACCAACTGCACCAGGATTTCCTCTCAAACCAGTAGGCCCAGTAGGACCAGTGGGACCTTTTAAACCAGTAGACCCTCTCAAACCAGTAGGCCCAGTAGGCCCTGTGGCGCCAATAATGGAGTAACAATATCTATCACAAGACATAAATGTCATTTTATCAAAACTATCTGAACTCAAAATAATCACACTCCTATCTTATTTAAAAAACATAAATACAAAATACTTTTAAGGTAAAATATAGTAATTTCTGCGTTGTATAAATTAAAATTAATTTTTAAATACTGACACAGATGCTTGTACGGCGGTACTTTGAATTGTGATATCTACACCACTTAAATTTACTAATCCAATAGTAGTAGGGGCAGAACTTACAGTGAAAATACCACTTCCTACTATTTGATTTGGAATGGCATCAGTATCAATTACAGTACTAATTAATGAAGCTGTTGTAAAGCCACCTGATGAAAGTAAAGATACTCTTAGTTCAGAAGCTGGAGTTTCATTACTAGCGATTGTAACCCAAAATGAGAAATAATAGGTTCCAGGTGAACTTAAAACTATATTGCCATCAATGTTATTAAAGCTAATGTCAGGTGAACCTTGGTCATTTATTAACGTATTTAATGGTATAATATCTAAGTTATTTATTGTAGTGTTTTCCAAATTATCAGCAATAACAGTTAATGCTGGTAAAGGTGACGGCCCAGTAGAACCCGTAGGCCCCATAGGCCCAGTAGGCCCAGTAGGCCCAATTAAACCAGTAGGTCCCGTAATTCCCGTAGGCCCTTGTAAAGAAGTAGGCCCAGTAGGCCCAATTAAACCAGTAGACCCAGTAGGCCCAGTAGGACCAGTAGGCCCAATTAATCCAGTAGGTCCCGTAGGCCCCATAGGCCCAGTAGGCCCTTGATTACCAGCGACACCAATAATCCCAATAATCCCAGTAGGGCCAGTAGCTCCATCAGGTCCAGTAAACCCTATAGGTCCGGTTGCTCCAATTGCCCCAGTAGGACCCATTTGGCATGTTAAGGGTTTAGGACAGGACATAAAATCTTTATTTTTTATATTATGAAAACTCAAAATAATCACACTCCTATTATAAATATATATGGTAATAAAAACCCTGTAGGCAGAGATAAGTATTCTACATACAGGGAGTTTCAAAAATTAAACTACAGTAAGTGATGTTACTTTGCAAATTGAAAATGCATAAGCAACAGCTCCATTTGTGCTAGTCCCTATTAATATACCAAGACCTATTTTCTTCAATAAAATATTTTCTTGTATTAAGCTAGGATTAGAAATAATTTCTAATGAAAGAGTTGTATTTGCTCTAAGTCTTCTTACAGTTTCTCTTATTGGTCTTTCATAGCAATCACAGTCTGCACATGTACAAACAGGTTGAAGTAATGTGATTTCATCTGTTGGATTTAGGTTAGACCAGCTTAATCTTGAAATGTCACATATAGGAATAAATTCAGTGTTGTTAATATTTAGTAAACCATTTTGTGCAAAAATTATTTCACTTATTAAAATATTTTTAGGAATACCGGATATTGTTATTATTTCCAATAAAGCATTTAAAGGCAAAGTTGCTATTAGTTTATTTATTAAATCCTCCATAGGATAAACACAGCAGTCACAAAGGCTATTTGCAGAGTTACAACACATAACACAGCAAGGTAGGCTGCATTCAGGGCAAAATAATTGTTCTAATTTTTCTTTTAATAAATTATTACTACTACTATATATCATGAGTTTTGCACCCCTTATATTTTAAATAAATATTTTTAATATATAATATGCCATTTTAGCTTGGAGTGCTAAAAAAATTTAAATTAAAAATTATTTGAAGCCAATGCTTTCAAAAAACTTTTTATTATTAATTAAAATTGTGTTATCAGGGGAGAAACTTAATGCTAATTCATTATGTTTAAAGGCTAGGGCGTTATTCTTTTCATGATAGTAACATAAACATAATTCTACATGAGGAATCCAGGTCCAGTAAGATTCATAGAAAAAGCCTCCGTTTGCGGCTGGCTTTTCGAGTTTTGTAGTTAGATCATACCAAAATATTGCCTCTGAAAATTTATTTTGCAATTTAAAACATTTACCAATTAAAAAGGTTAATTCGGCTCTTGGTTTATCGTACTCAAAGGATTTGAAACAGTATTTTAAAGTCTCTTCAAATTGATTATTTGAAATATAATAGGAGGACAATTTATTGCAAGCGGATATCTTATTTTCTTTCCATGCTTTATCCATAGATAGAAGTTTAGTATATTGTTTGATAGCTTCTTCAAACAAGTGATGCTCATACAGTTCATTTCCATAGTAAAAGACATCTCTTGGCGAAAAATCAACTTTATCTTCTATCATTTTTTTATATATGTTTAAATTTCTATCTATTTCACGTGGCTTAACTTTATCGTGGATTATACCAATATCGCTATTATAGATTTTACCGTATACTTGTAGATAATTATGAACTCTTCCATACCATTTAA is part of the Haloimpatiens sp. FM7315 genome and harbors:
- a CDS encoding collagen-like protein; translation: MSFHNIKNKDFMSCPKPLTCQMGPTGAIGATGPIGFTGPDGATGPTGIIGIIGVAGNQGPTGPMGPTGPTGLIGPTGPTGPTGSTGLIGPTGPTSLQGPTGITGPTGLIGPTGPTGPMGPTGSTGPSPLPALTVIADNLENTTINNLDIIPLNTLINDQGSPDISFNNIDGNIVLSSPGTYYFSFWVTIASNETPASELRVSLLSSGGFTTASLISTVIDTDAIPNQIVGSGIFTVSSAPTTIGLVNLSGVDITIQSTAVQASVSVFKN
- a CDS encoding glycosyltransferase, producing the protein MGKGISISLCMIVKDEESVLERCLNCAKDIVDEIIIVDTGSKDKTIEIAKKFTDKIYYFKWIQDFAAARNFSFSKATKEYIFYLDADDIISKEDQEKLKTLKATLNKNVDSVTMYYNLNVDKNGVPALSYIRNRLVRRDRNFKWYGRVHNYLQVYGKIYNSDIGIIHDKVKPREIDRNLNIYKKMIEDKVDFSPRDVFYYGNELYEHHLFEEAIKQYTKLLSMDKAWKENKISACNKLSSYYISNNQFEETLKYCFKSFEYDKPRAELTFLIGKCFKLQNKFSEAIFWYDLTTKLEKPAANGGFFYESYWTWIPHVELCLCYYHEKNNALAFKHNELALSFSPDNTILINNKKFFESIGFK